The Morganella morganii sequence ATAAACAAAGGTATTTTAACCCTTACCCTCAATCATTAAGATTGCGTTATGGGTTGTGATATTAAAAATAATACTCTGGTGTTTTGAGAGCGGTTCATATATTCGGCTATTCTTGCTATGAGGCTCTGGTAGCGCAGGGCAGTCCGGCTGAACTAAATCAGCCTCTCTTTTCAGGCACAAAAAAAAGCCGGTTTGGGAATAACCGGCATAAAGAATAAACGACATTATTTTCATATAAATTCAGGTTTTTGTTACCTTTCGATTATAACCTAAAAATACGCATTTATCCGTAATAGGCTTGAAAAACGATTAAACATGCGAATGTGTCTTTTATAGACTTATCTATCAGATATTTATTGTGTGAATTAAAAGTAATACGTATTACAAAGGTCGCTCAGTGCGGCCTTTTTCATATACGCCTCCACAGTATCAATCATCTCGTTATCACTTAACACAAGAGCTGTGTGCGGCTTTTTACCATTAGCAACAATAAGAGCATTGGAATACGACAGGCTCATTACCTAATCCGTATTCGGCCACAGTGCTCTTTTTATTGCTTTCCCGCCGCTGGCGGGATTATCCGAATAATGCCGCAGCCACCTCACTTTAACCGTCTGTAACAATATAAACCGGTTGCGGCATTACCCTATCACTCAACATACGGAACACTCCGCAGGGGGTGGATATGCGCATGCCTGACAAATATTCCAGCCCTACAGCATACGCCTGGGGACTTATAACCTCTGCTTTTGGCGTTTTATCTCTGGACCAGTGGGCTATTGTTGCCGGGATCATCTGTACTGTCGGGACGTTCCTGGTGAACTGGTATTACAAACGGAAAGAATTCCAACTGAAAGCCGGAGAACATCATGAATAACCGATTATTTAAAAAAGTCATGGCCGCTTGTGCCGCCGGGGCGATTGCCGGAGCGCTGGTGCTGATCCCCGCGTATGAGGGTGTTGAGTACAAACCTTACCGTGATGTGGCCGGAGTGCTCACCGTATGTTATGGCCATACCGGCAGTGATATTCAGCCCGGCAAGTTGTACACGGATGCTGAATGTAAGGCGCTGCTGCATGACGACCTGACGAAAGTCCGGCGCGCGATTGACCCGATGATCAAAGTACCGATTGATGACAATACCCGGGCGGCCATCTATTCATTTGCATATAACACCGGAACCGGTGCGTTCTCGCGTTCGACAATGCTGCGGAAACTCAATGCCGGTGATATCGCGGGTGCCTGTGACGAAATGAAACGCTGGACATTTGCCGGTGGTAAGCAGTGGCAGGGTCTGATTAACCGGCGCGAAACGGAGAAAGCGGTATGCCACGGAACCCTTTAACACTGATCATCATTGCTATCATCCTGCTGACTACTGCTCTGTTGGCGGGTTGTTATCTGTATTCACTCCCGAATCACTGTAAGCCGCTGCCGGGTAACCCGCTGGACGGCGTGATCCATTATGAGTGTGAAGCGCTATGAAAAGGGTAATCACTGTATTACTCAACGGCTGGGTGTGGGCTGTCGTGTTCTTTGGTCTGTGGATGTTCAGCATGCTGTCAGCCGAACAAACGGAAGGCCAACACAAGGACAAGGTTATCACTGACCAGCAAAAGGTGATTGATAACGCCTACACCAGTATCGAAATCTTTGATCGCGTGGCCGCGGCGAACGCCAACCGTAATATGCGCGCCGATGCTCAATCACAGGAGAAGCAGATTGAATACCGCACAATCATCCGGAAAGAGGCTACCTGCAATTTGTATATTCCTCAGCCTGTTTCTGACGGGTTGCTCAGCCACGTCTACACCATCCGTGAATCAGCAATGCGTTCCGCTCCCGGCATCACTGACACAACCGGTACTGGCACCACTGCCACTCGCCGCCTGACATATTGCCAGGCGGTTGAATGGATAGAGCCACTACTGACCGCACTGGATAAGGCGAACGGGCAGTTAATGGATATCCGGAAAGCGGATACAGAGCGAAGCGGGAAGCCAAGATAAGCGGGCGATGCGGGAGATTGAGGCGGAGAGGGTGAAGTAAAAAAAAGCCCCCATGACGAGGGGCACATATAAAAGACTCAGGAAATGTTTATTGTGATTTTCGTGTTGAGTATATCCCCGATAATTCCGTAATTTCAATATGCGGAACAAATAAAAAATGCCCTGTAAGAACAGGGCAAGTAAGCAATCGACAAAGAATATTTACTCTAACTACGATGCTCAATATACAGGCAATTTTGCGGGCGAATCAATAGAGCCTCGCTAAATAGCGGAGCATTTTATTACCAGAGGAAAAGCTATGTTTAAACATGAATTAGGTCAGGTTGTGCAGGTCACCATCAGCGGTGAAGAAGGTCATGTGAAAGCCCGTGCTGAATATCATAACGGCCCGAATCAGTATCTCATTCATTATCTGGCAGCGGATGGACGTGGGACTGATGGCTGGTTTGAGGAAGGTGAGCTGTCCCCGGCAGAACAACAATAACCCATCACAAAGCCTGCTCACTGAGTGGGCTTTTTAATTGGTTACGGAGAAATTAGCGTGAACCTTATAACCCATTGTTTATATGTGTGCTTGTGAAAAGGTACTCCCGGAGGGGTACCCTTACCACGGGGCGGCGGCATCGCGGGAAACGGCTCATTTTCGGATTTCCATGCTGTCAGCAGCAGGCCAGTTAATTCATTGATATCGTTGATAAAAAACAACACTGAGGTGACAAGGCTGGTTTTTGTCTGTCACCTGAGTGTTGTTTATCCATTTGATTAACAACAATAAATAAGGAATCCACCTGACAGTGTGAGGTGACAATGTCTAATATCAGCAATCTCGGGGACGCGTATCACTGGAGTGTTGCAAAGATTGCTGAAGCGTTCGGACTGAACCGGGGTACGGTTAAAAAGCGGCTGCTCGATGCAAATGTGGCGATAGCGGGAACAGTACGCGGCAATCCGGTGTATGCCCTCCGCGATGTCGGTCCGGTGATATTCGGTGCTGACACAGAGAAAGATCCGTCCGGTATTCAGGATCCGGACAAAATGTTCCCGAAAGACCGTAAAGACTGGTTCCAGTCTGAAAACGAACGCATCAAACTTGAAACCTCGCTGCGCCAGCTGATACCTGCTGAAGAATCTCACCGTGAGATGGCGACCATCATCAAAGCGATAGCCCAGGTGCTGGACACCTGGCCTGACCGACTGGAGCGTGACCACGGCTGGCAGCCTGAGCAAATCACACAGGCACAGGATGTGGTGGATGAACTCCGCGATCTGCTGGCGATGGAGGTGGAAAACGCAGAGGAAGAAAACGGATGAGTACAGGTTATGCGTCGGCGGCTGAAATGCGCCGGGATGTCTCTGTGCTGCTGCGTCCGCCGCGCCGGATGCCGGTGGCGGAGGCCGTTAAAAAATACATGCGGGTGCCGATGGGCGGCGGCAGTGCGGTGCAGTGGGAAGACACCCTGACGCCGTACATTATTGAGCCTATGAACTGCCTGACATCCCGGAAATATGATGCGGTGATCTTTGTCGGTCCGGCGCGTACCGGTAAAACCGTGGGGCTTATCGACGGCTGGATTGTCTACACGATAGTCTGTGATCCGGCTGATTTTCTGCTGATTCAGATGACGGAAGAAAAAGCCCGTGAGCATTCCAAAAAGCGCCTCGACCGGACATTTCGTGCGAGTCCGGAAGTAGCTAAACGGCTGAGCCCGCGCACCAATGACAATAACGTGCATGACAAAACATTTCGCGCCGGTAACTACCTGAAAATCGGCTGGCCGTCCGTCAATATCATGTCCTCATCGGATTACCGGTTTGTGGCACTGACGGATTATGACCGGTTTCCGGAAGATATCGACGGCGAGGGGGATGCTTTCTCCCTTGCGTCAAAACGTACCACAACATTTATGTCCGCCGGGATGACACTGGTGGAAAGTTCACCCGGCCGGGAAATCACCGATCAGAAATGGACGCCGTCATCACCCCATGAAGCACCGCCGACCACCGGTATTTTATCGCTGTACAATCGCGGCGACAGGCAGCGCTGGTACTGGCCGTGTCCGCACTGCGGGGAATACTTTCAGCCGGTGTTTGATGCGGTGG is a genomic window containing:
- a CDS encoding phage holin family protein — protein: MRMPDKYSSPTAYAWGLITSAFGVLSLDQWAIVAGIICTVGTFLVNWYYKRKEFQLKAGEHHE
- a CDS encoding lysozyme; this translates as MNNRLFKKVMAACAAGAIAGALVLIPAYEGVEYKPYRDVAGVLTVCYGHTGSDIQPGKLYTDAECKALLHDDLTKVRRAIDPMIKVPIDDNTRAAIYSFAYNTGTGAFSRSTMLRKLNAGDIAGACDEMKRWTFAGGKQWQGLINRRETEKAVCHGTL
- a CDS encoding DUF1441 family protein, encoding MSNISNLGDAYHWSVAKIAEAFGLNRGTVKKRLLDANVAIAGTVRGNPVYALRDVGPVIFGADTEKDPSGIQDPDKMFPKDRKDWFQSENERIKLETSLRQLIPAEESHREMATIIKAIAQVLDTWPDRLERDHGWQPEQITQAQDVVDELRDLLAMEVENAEEENG